The Populus nigra chromosome 14, ddPopNigr1.1, whole genome shotgun sequence genome has a segment encoding these proteins:
- the LOC133672659 gene encoding uncharacterized protein LOC133672659 has product MEKRHCHPSSLHNSSPQELLSSATELNLKVKSSKRTLKSLIHSIPSSSPLSSSLPPSLHTFISDSILSFRHPTSPPPSKKRRRSGRKNNTDEEAALNLHKQPQQHNLEKLHLLAHVAFLCVSHPKKVFSPRDLLPSVQLLHDNLVFFESDSSLLLEISNLCEVYWRENLQGREMLISQSLPFLVSRSLTLKKKVDVHRVYALREAFTLFDFEDESIEDLKMLLIRTVIAPIYLKTEDGRKFLGFIFGLSMQLMKEALAMIKSQIAFGRKSILEAYGVVLFRAWKGVDGVLKKEFEGGFLQGLIEGSIYANSRVFAASVRRVLGGFVSQRITDEVEKLLFRLAEPVIFRSLQVANSNVRLNALHLLLDFFPLEDPDAMKEVKDTLLDKQFFLMERLIMDDCPDVRVVAVEGCFRVLHLFWEIIPSSTITKLLTKIFDDMSHDICNEVRLSTVNGTIYLLGNPQSHEILKVLLPRLGHLILDSALSSRAAVMDLLLLIRDIRSFQFNKVVGLDVLLSTLANDHSQVAQKIARLLIPSYFPSKVSIEEACNRCVTLIKRSPMAGARFCEFAMLEGASPKSLMELVRVLIGLVLSNEKLHADQIEGLLTAAASLCNNLVSEPCYKNALKEFFTGGKVKCLFAAASTGHAQPSVLNICSVVSPDDVAGLVEECMSLVTNCCGLPNNVEMQAKVRSAHRLLLSYSGFDDMFDSLTRLLQRAAYRCHVKFGVEIPKQRVSPGKRKKCKSSVKISAKRKHVGGKNSTTFEYDYSIAVGIACQIKDLVVSEDSREAILRSQALESSFLALKVISEVSIEHCISCEYMDTSPVLAYSGLALHMSLQNVSISTNDSGSKNSEGTDSSSILETVLDQTVDHLLNCIDKLLGEVNIGETQADASISNNDGSLSTKERGMSNKVKMLTAVLKLIVDSIAMGLLSRIHGRCLNFTSAYLKHIIFALEHQSSEKLQFKEDELKDCFLCLKSSFSYAAKLLNLILRDTSETSPLLPEAFDLVNDMLDLITSIELHLGSGFAAGLVAAAKSWLPDLILALGSPCMLNKTQVASAYITALDCIKSGYPSWPIILAKTELYEIREANPEEEDDITSEPEEFRAFKKFMEMIVSLLKGKFNILDAVGVILLTGSVVGLERKDFGVVLGLVHFVCVKLVGEEDREWNELDMMLASLPDIYPQIERGIEEQSDENARQKLCSARMLLDHVWFYHLYETGRFSAMKE; this is encoded by the exons ATGGAGAAGAGGCATTGTCATCCGTCTTCTCTCCATAACTCATCGCCGCAGGAACTCCTCTCCTCAGCCACAGAACTCAATCTCAAAGTCAAATCCTCAAAACGAACACTCAAATCCTTAATCCACTCTATCCCCTCCTCTTCTCCTCTATcttcctccctccctccctctctgcATACTTTCATTTCCGATTCTATCCTTTCCTTCCGCCACCCCACCAGCCCCCCTCCCTCTAAAAAACGCCGTCGATCCGGCCGTAAAAATAATACCGATGAGGAAGCCGCTCTCAACCTCCAcaaacaaccacaacaacataATCTCGAGAAGCTCCACCTTCTTGCTCACGTTGCTTTTCTATGCGTTTCGCATCCCAAGAAGGTGTTTTCGCCTCGGGATCTGTTGCCATCTGTTCAGTTGCTTCATGACAATTTGGTCTTTTTTGAGTCGGATTCGAGTTTGTTGTTGGAGATATCGAATTTATGTGAGGTTTATTGGAGGGAGAATTTACAGGGGAGAGAAATGTTGATTTCACAGTCTTTACCATTTCTGGTTTCGCGGTCTTTGACATTGAAGAAGAAAGTGGACGTTCATAGAGTTTATGCTTTACGTGAGGCTTTTACTTTGTTTGATTTCGAGGATGAGAGCATTGAGGATTTGAAGATGTTGTTGATTCGGACTGTGATTGCGCCGATTTATCTGAAGACTGAGGATGGGAGGAAGTTCTTGGGGTTTATTTTTGGGTTGAGTATGCAGTTAATGAAGGAGGCATTGGCGATGATAAAGTCTCAGATTGCATTTGGTAGGAAGTCCATCCTGGAAGCATATGGAGTGGTGTTGTTTCGGGCATGGAAAGGGGTTGATGGGGTTTTGAAGAAGGAGTTTGAGGGTGGGTTCCTACAGGGTTTGATTGAGGGCTCGATATATGCGAATTCCAGGGTGTTTGCAGCTTCTGTGAGGAGGGTTTTGGGTGGGTTTGTTAGTCAAAGGATTACTGATGAGGTTGAAAAGTTGCTTTTTCGGCTTGCTGAGCCTGTGATATTTCGGTCCCTCCAG GTTGCCAATTCAAATGTTCGTCTTAATGCATTGCATttacttttagattttttcccTCTTGAAGATCCTGATGCCATGAAAGAAGTAAAAGATACACTGCTTGATAAGCAGTTCTTTTTAATGGAGAGATTGATCATGGACGATTGTCCAGATGTAAGAGTTGTTGCAGTAGAAGGTTGTTTTCGTGTCCTTCATTTATTTTGGGAAATCATCCCCTCATCAACCATTACAAAGCTGCttacaaaaatatttgatgacATGTCACACGATATATGCAATGAGGTTAGGCTTTCAACGGTGAATGGCACCATTTATTTGCTTGGAAATCCACAGTCTCATGAAATTCTTAAAGTTCTTCTACCAAGATTGGGGCATCTGATCCTGGATAGTGCTCTTTCTAGTCGTGCTGCTGTCATggatctcctcctccttatAAGGGATATCCGATCCTTTCAATTTAATAAG GTGGTTGGTTTAGATGTGTTATTATCAACACTTGCAAATGATCATTCTCAGGTTGCACAGAAGATTGCTAGATTGCTTATACCATCATACTTTCCCTCAAAAGTTAGCATCGAAGAGGCATGCAATCGTTGTGTCACTCTTATTAAAAGGTCTCCCATGGCTGGTGCAAGGTTTTGTGAGTTTGCCATGTTAGAGGGGGCATCTCCCAAGTCTCTCATGGAGCTTGTCAGAGTGTTGATCGGTTTGGTTTTGTCAAATGAAAAACTACATGCAGATCAGATTGAGGGTTTACTTACTGCCGCTGCCTCCCTATGCAACAATCTAGTCAGTGAGCCTTGCTATAAGAATGCCCTTAAAGAGTTTTTCACCGGTGGAAAAGTAAAGTGCTTGTTTGCTGCTGCATCCACTGGGCATGCTCAACCATCTGTACTCAACATTTGTTCCGTTGTTTCTCCTGATGATGTTGCTGGGCTTGTTGAAGAATGCATGAGCCTAGTTACTAATTGTTGCGGATTACCAAATAATGTGGAAATGCAAGCTAAAGTAAGGTCCGCTCACAGATTATTGTTGTCTTATAGTGGCTTTGATGATATGTTCGATTCTTTAACAAGGCTTTTGCAAAGAGCTGCCTATCGTTGCCATGTTAAATTTGGAGTTGAAATACCAAAGCAGAGAGTTTCCCctgggaaaaggaaaaaatgcaAGTCCTCAGTCAAAATCTCAGCCAAGAGGAAGCATGTAGGTGGGAAAAATTCAACCACTTTTGAGTATGATTACTCAATTGCTGTTGGAATTGCCTGCCAGATTAAAGACCTGGTTGTTTCTGAGGACTCTCGGGAAGCTATTTTACGGTCCCAAGCTCTAGAATCGTCATTTCTTGCTCTGAAGGTCATTTCAGAGGTCAGCATTGAGCACTGCATCTCCTGCGAGTATATGGACACATCACCTGTTTTGGCGTATTCAGGTCTTGCCTTGCATATGAGTCTTCAAAACGTAAGCATTAGTACAAATGATAGTGGCAGCAAGAACAGTGAGGGGACTGACTCTTCATCAATTTTGGAG aCTGTGTTGGACCAGACAGTGGATCACCTTCTTAATTGTATTGATAAGCTGCTCGGAGAAGTTAACATTGGGGAAACTCAAGCAGACGCATCTATTTCAAATAATGATG GATCTCTCTCTACCAAAGAAAGGGGGATGTCAAATAAGGTGAAGATGCTTACTGCAGTGCTAAAGCTCATAGTTGATTCCATTGCAATGGGCCTTCTATCTCGCATTCATGGAAGGTGCTTGAACTTTACGTCTGCATATTTAAAACACATCATCTTTGCATTAGAGCACCAATCTAGTGAAAAACTGCAATTTAAGGAGGATGAGTTGAAAGATTGTTTTCTGTGTCTGAAGAGCTCCTTCAGTTATGCAGCCAAGTTACTCAATCTGATCCTTCGTGACACCAGTGAAACTTCACCACTACTGCCAGAAGCTTTTGATCTTGTCAATGATATGCTTGATCTAATCACCTCAATTGAATTGCACTTAGGCTCTGGTTTTGCAGCAGGCCTGGTTGCTGCAGCCAAGTCTTGGCTGCCTGATCTGATTCTTGCATTGGGATCTCCGTGCATGCTAAACAAGACTCAAGTAGCAAGCGCATATATAACTGCATTAGATTGCATTAAGTCTGGTTATCCATCGTGGCCTATAATTTTAGCAAAGACTGAGCTTTATGAAATAAGAGAAGCTAACCCAGAAGAGGAGGATGATATAACTTCCGAACCAGAAGAATTCCGTGCGTTTAAGAAATTCATGGAAATGATAGTTTCACTATTGAAGGGGAAGTTTAACATTCTGGATGCAGTTGGAGTGATTTTATTGACTGGCTCAGTTGTTGGCCTTGAAAGGAAGGACTTTGGAGTAGTATTGGGACTTGTACATTTTGTCTGTGTGAAGTTAGTTGGAGAAGAAGACAGGGAATGGAATGAACTGGATATGATGTTGGCTTCTCTGCCAGACATCTACCCTCAGATCGAGAGAGGGATTGAGGAACAGAGTGACGAAAATGCAAGGCAAAAATTATGCAGTGCCAGGATGTTGCTTGACCATGTTTGGTTTTACCATCTTTATGAAACCGGGAGATTTTCTGCTATGAAAGAATAA
- the LOC133672334 gene encoding large ribosomal subunit protein uL24z-like yields MKYNPRVSSSRRKNRKAHFSAPSSVRRILMSAPLSTDLRQKYNVRSMPIRKDDEIQVVRGTYKGREGKVVQVYRRKWVIHVERITREKVNGSTVNVGINPSKVVITKLRLDKDRKSLLDRKAKGRAVGDKDKGTKFTAEDIMQSVD; encoded by the coding sequence ATGAAATACAACCCAAGAGTCTCCTCCTCCCGCCGGAAGAACCGTAAGGCCCACTTCTCGGCGCCATCCTCCGTGCGTCGTATCCTCATGAGCGCACCACTTTCCACTGACCTCCGTCAGAAATATAACGTGAGATCCATGCCTATCCGAAAAGACGATGAGATCCAAGTTGTTCGTGGGACATacaagggaagggaagggaaggttGTCCAGGTTTATAGGAGAAAATGGGTTATTCATGTCGAGAGGATTACTAGGGAAAAGGTTAATGGCTCCACTGTTAACGTGGGAATTAACCCTTCGAAGGTGGTGATTACCAAGCTCAGACTTGATAAGGACAGGAAGTCCCTGCTGGATCGCAAGGCTAAGGGGCGTGCTGTTGGTGATAAGGATAAGGGGACCAAGTTCACTGCTGAGGATATCATGCAGAGCGTGGACTGA
- the LOC133673356 gene encoding calcium-transporting ATPase 2, plasma membrane-type translates to MERLMSGDFDVTAKHSSEEALQKWRKLCGVVKNPKRRFRFTANLSKRYEAAAMRKTNQEKLRIAVLVSKAAFQFIQGVSPSDYNVPAEVKAAGFDLCADELGSIVEGHDVKKLKFHGGVTGVSEKLCTSIVDGLTTTDSDLLNRRQEIYGINKFAESQPRSFWIFVWEALQDMTLMILGVCAFVSLIVGIATEGWLEGAHDGLGIVASILLVVFVTAISDYRQSLQFRDLDTEKKKIIIQVTRNGFRQKLSIYDLLPGDIVHLAIGDQVPADGLFVSGFSVLIDESSLTGESEPVMVNSENPFMLSGTKVQDGSCKMMVATVGMRTQWGKLMATLSEGGDDETPLQVKLNGVATIIGKIGLFFAVVTFAVLVQGLFSHKWQAGTYFRWSGDDALEILEYFAIAVTIVVVAVPEGLPLAVTLSLAFAMKKMMNDKALVRHLAACETMGSATTICSDKTGTLTTNHMTVVKSCICMEVKVVDQPTKAASLVSEMPVSAVKLLLQSIFNNTGGEVVVNKDGKREILGTPTETALLEFALSLGGDFQAERQAVKLVKVEPFNSTKKRMGVVMELHEGGLRAHTKGASEIVLAACDKVINSNGDIVPLDEESINLLKDTIDQFANEALRTLCIAYMELEGGFSPENPMPVSGYTCIGIVGIKDPVRPGVKESVAVCRSAGITVRMVTGDNINTAKAIARECGILTDDGIAIEGPDFREKSLEELLQLVPKIQVMARSSPLDKHTLVKHLRTTFGEVVAVTGDGTNDAPALHEADIGLAMGIAGTEVAKESADVIILDDNFSTIVTVAKWGRSVYINIQKFVQFQLTVNVVALIVNFSSACLTGSAPLTAVQLLWVNMIMDTLGALALATEPPNDELMKRSPVGRKGNFISSVMWRNILGQSLYQFMVIWHLQAKGKALFSLDGPDSDLVLNTLIFNSFVFCQIFNEISSREMEEIDVFKGILDNYVFVAVIGGTVLSQIIIVEFLGTFANTTPLTFAQWFLSVLIGFLGMPIAAGLKKIPV, encoded by the exons ATGGAGAGGTTAATGAGTGGGGATTTTGATGTGACAGCGAAGCATTCATCAGAGGAAGCGTTGCAGAAATGGAGGAAGTTATGTGGGGTGGTGAAGAATCCTAAGAGAAGGTTTCGTTTCACTGCCAATCTTTCCAAACGATATGAGGCTGCTGCTATGCGTAAAACCAATCAG gaGAAATTAAGGATTGCTGTTCTGGTTTCCAAAGCTGCGTTTCAGTTTATCCAAG GTGTCTCCCCAAGCGACTATAACGTACCTGCAGAAGTCAAGGCTGCAGGTTTTGACTTGTGTGCTGACGAGTTAGGATCAATTGTTGAAGGCCATGATGTCAAGAAGCTCAAATTTCATGGTGGGGTAACTGGTGTTTCTGAAAAGCTCTGCACTTCAATCGTTGATGGGCTAACCACAACGGATAGTGATCTACTGAATCGTAGACAAGAGATTTATGGGATCAATAAGTTTGCCGAGAGCCAACCTCGGAGTTTCTGGATATTTGTTTGGGAAGCACTTCAGGATATGACTCTTATGATACTTGGAGTGTGTGCTTTTGTGTCTTTGATTGTTGGCATAGCAACAGAAGGATGGCTAGAGGGAGCCCATGATGGCCTTGGAATTGTTGCAAGTATCTTGTTAGTCGTGTTTGTGACAGCTATAAGTGATTACCGTCAATCGTTACAATTCAGGGACTTGGAcacagagaaaaagaaaatcatcattCAGGTCACTAGAAATGGATTTAGGCAGAAATTGTCAATATATGATCTGCTTCCTGGTGATATAGTGCACCTTGCTATTGGAGACCAAGTACCTGCTGATGGGCTTTTTGTTTCAGGATTTTCTGTATTAATTGATGAGTCGAGTTTAACTGGTGAAAGTGAGCCAGTAATGGTAAATTCTGAAAATCCTTTTATGCTTTCTGGAACTAAGGTCCAAGATGGATCATGCAAGATGATGGTTGCCACTGTTGGGATGAGAACCCAATGGGGTAAATTGATGGCGACTCTAAGTGAAGGAGGCGATGATGAAACTCCACTGCAGGTAAAACTGAATGGAGTGGCAACCATTATTGGAAAGATTGGCCTTTTCTTTGCTGTAGTGACTTTTGCAGTTCTGGTACAAGGGTTATTTAGCCACAAGTGGCAAGCAGGGACTTACTTTCGCTGGTCTGGAGATGATGCACTGGAAATATTGGAATACTTTGCCATTGCAGTTacaattgttgttgttgcagTTCCCGAAGGGCTACCACTAGCTGTGACGTTGAGCCTTGCATTtgccatgaagaagatgatgaatgaTAAAGCACTTGTTCGACATCTGGCAGCTTGTGAGACTATGGGGTCCGCAACAACCATCTGCAGTGACAAAACTGGGACACTAACTACTAATCACATGACTGTTGTGAAGTCATGCATTTGCATGGAAGTCAAGGTAGTTGACCAACCTACTAAGGCTGCTAGCTTGGTCTCTGAAATGCCTGTTTCTGCTGTAAAACTTCTCCTGCAATCAATATTTAACAACACTGGAGGTGAGGTTGTTGTTAACAAAGATGGTAAACGTGAGATTTTAGGAACACCCACCGAGACTGCTTTATTGGAGTTTGCCTTATCCCTGGGTGGAGATTTCCAGGCAGAACGACAAGCTGTGAAACTTGTTAAAGTTGAACCTTTCAACTCCACGAAGAAGCGAATGGGGGTAGTGATGGAACTTCATGAAGGTGGTTTGCGAGCCCACACCAAAGGTGCTTCAGAAATAGTTTTGGCTGCTTGTGACAAGGTGATCAATTCAAATGGTGACATTGTTCCCCTGGATGAAGAATCCATTAACCTCCTTAAGGATACAATCGATCAGTTTGCTAATGAGGCTCTTAGAACTCTCTGTATTGCCTATATGGAACTGGAAGGTGGGTTCTCCCCTGAGAATCCTATGCCAGTTTCTGGTTATACTTGTATAGGGATTGTGGGTATCAAAGATCCTGTTCGTCCAGGAGTCAAGGAGTCTGTTGCAGTATGTCGTTCAGCTGGTATCACTGTACGAATGGTTACAGGAGATAATATAAATACTGCAAAGGCTATTGCAAGGGAATGTGGGATTCTTACTGATGATGGTATAGCAATTGAGGGTCCAGATTTCCGAGAGAAGAGCCTGGAAGAATTGCTCCAACTAGTTCCCAAAATTCAG GTGATGGCTCGATCTTCACCTCTTGACAAACATACACTGGTGAAACATTTGCGAACGACCTTTGGTGAGGTTGTTGCAGTGACTGGTGATGGAACAAACGATGCTCCAGCACTCCATGAAGCCGATATTGGTCTAGCAATGGGCATTGCTGGAACTGAG GTGGCTAAAGAGAGTGCTGATGTCATAATTCTGGATGACAATTTCTCAACCATCGTGACAGTAGCCAAATGGGGACGCTCAGTTTacataaatattcaaaaattcGTACAGTTCCAGCTGACTGTTAACGTGGTGGCCTTAATTGTTAACTTCTCTTCAGCTTGTTTGACAG GTAGTGCTCCCCTCACTGCTGTCCAGCTTTTGTGGGTAAACATGATCATGGATACCCTGGGAGCACTTGCACTTGCAACTGAGCCTCCAAATGATGAACTAATGAAGCGTTCCCCAGTTGGAAGGAAAGGGAACTTTATCAGCAGCGTCATGTGGAGGAATATCTTAGGCCAATCTCTTTACCAGTTTATGGTAATATGGCACCTTCAAGCCAAAGGGAAAGCATTATTTAGTCTCGATGGCCCTGATTCTGATCTAGTCCTGAACACCCTTATATTCAATTCATTCGTCTTTTGTCAG ATATTCAATGAGATAAGCTCCCGCGAGATGGAGGAGATTGATGTTTTCAAAGGCATATTGGATAACTATGTTTTTGTTGCTGTTATTGGTGGCACTGTCCTTTCCCAAATCATAATCGTGGAATTCCTGGGTACATTTGCAAATACAACACCTCTCACTTTCGCACAGTGGTTCCTTAGTGTGCTCATTGGATTTCTTGGCATGCCGATTGCTGCTGGTTTAAAGAAGATCCCTGTATAG
- the LOC133672603 gene encoding mitochondrial outer membrane protein porin 2-like, producing MSKGPVLFADIGKKAKDLLTKDYNSDQRLSVSTFSDAGVALTSSAVKKGGLSTGDVAALYMYKNTIFDVKIDTESNISTTLTFTDFLPSTKTIASIKFPDYNSGKLEVQYFHDRASFTTAVALNQSPAIDVTATIGSPTIAFGAEAGYDTTLGSFTKYTAGISVTKPDSYASMILGDKGDSLRASYVHHLDLLKKSAVAGEITRRFSTNENTLTIGGSFAVDHLTVVKAKLNNHGKLGALVQHEVIPKSVLTISSEVDTKALDKSPRFGLAIALKP from the exons ATGAGCAAAGGACCTGTACTCTTCGCCGATATCGGCAAGAAAGCCAAAG ATCTGTTGACCAAGGATTACAATTCTGATCAGAGGCTTAGCGTCTCTACTTTCAGCGATGCTGGAGTG GCCCTCACATCATCAGCTGTGAAGAAAGGAGGGCTATCAACTGGGGATGTTGCTGCGCTCTACATGTACAAGAACACTATATTTGATGTTAAAATTGACACAGAATCCAAT ATATCAACAACCTTGACATTCACCGACTTCCTTCCGTCAACTAAGACCATTGCTTCCATCAAATTTCCTGACTATAACTCTGGCAAG TTGGAGGTTCAATATTTTCATGATCGTGCAAGTTTCACCACAGCTGTTGCTTTGAATCAATCTCCAGCAATTGATGTTACAGCCACCATTGGTTCCCCAACAATTGCTTTTGGTGCAGAGGCAGGCTATGATACTACTTTGGGTAGTTTCACAAAGTACACTGCTGGCATTAGTGTGACCAAACCTGATTCTTATGCTTCGATGATCTT AGGTGATAAGGGAGATTCTTTACGAGCATCATACGTGCATCATCTGGATCTGCTGAAAAAGAGTGCTGTTGCTGGAGAGATCACTAGAAGGTTTTCCACTAATGAGAATACTCTTACTATTGGAGGGTCATTTGCCGTTGATCACCTGACAGTGGTGAAAGCCAAGCTCAACAACCACGGGAAACTTGGGGCATTGGTGCAACATGAGGTCATACCGAAGTCAGTGCTGACAATCTCTAGTGAGGTTGATACCAAGGCCTTGGATAAAAGTCCCAGGTTTGGGCTGGCAATTGCTCTGAAGCCCTAA